One window of the Shimwellia blattae DSM 4481 = NBRC 105725 genome contains the following:
- a CDS encoding fumarylacetoacetate hydrolase family protein — translation MTQYVFQPQPAVTVPVANSDAQFPVHRIYCVGRNYAAHAREMGFDPDREPPFFFCKPADAIVPVAAGTTLELPYPAQTDNYHYEIELVVAIGKAGRDIPVEQAHEYVWGYATGLDMTRRDRQMEMRQMGRPWEIGKAFDLSAPIAPLHPASQSASIESAPIWLQVNGEDHQRSDIRHLIWSVNETISYLSGFFELQPGDLIFTGTPEGVGPVVKGDVITGGVDGLTPIAVKVV, via the coding sequence ATGACTCAGTATGTATTCCAGCCACAGCCTGCCGTTACCGTACCGGTTGCCAACAGCGACGCCCAGTTCCCGGTTCACCGCATTTACTGTGTGGGCCGCAACTACGCCGCCCACGCCCGGGAGATGGGGTTTGACCCGGATCGCGAGCCGCCGTTCTTCTTCTGTAAGCCCGCAGACGCCATTGTCCCGGTGGCCGCAGGCACTACCCTTGAGCTGCCATACCCGGCCCAGACCGACAACTACCACTATGAGATTGAGCTGGTGGTTGCCATTGGCAAAGCCGGGCGCGACATTCCGGTAGAGCAGGCCCATGAATATGTCTGGGGCTATGCCACCGGGCTGGATATGACCCGCCGCGACCGCCAGATGGAGATGCGCCAGATGGGCCGCCCGTGGGAAATTGGCAAAGCCTTTGATTTGTCCGCGCCGATTGCACCGCTGCACCCGGCCAGCCAGAGCGCAAGCATTGAAAGCGCGCCTATCTGGTTACAGGTGAACGGTGAAGATCACCAGCGCAGCGATATCCGCCACCTGATCTGGTCAGTCAATGAAACCATCAGCTACCTGTCCGGCTTCTTCGAATTACAGCCCGGGGATCTGATTTTCACCGGTACGCCGGAAGGGGTAGGCCCGGTGGTGAAGGGCGATGTTATCACCGGTGGTGTTGACGGGCTGACCCCGATTGCAGTGAAAGTGGTGTAA